Genomic segment of Pseudomonas sp. CCI4.2:
GTCGCTCGGTTTCTCGCAGTGAAAAACCACAATCCACCAGCACATACGTGTCGTTACTGGCGACCAGCGTGCCGTTCCCTCGGCTACCACTGCCTAAAACAGCGAAACGCACTTAACCGAGGTTGTCTTGAATGATACCCAGCACGCGGCGCGCTACATCAGGAGGCGCTACGGTGTTGATATTTTTCTCGACTGTCACCTGCACGCTGTCACCCACCTTGCTCAAGCGAACTTGATAACGTTCGGCACGGGCTTCGATTTGTTCTTTATCCGGCGTGCTGCTGAACAGACGGCTAAAGAATCCAGGCTCGTTACCAGGCGTCTTCGCCTTCTCGGCCAAGTTGATGTAGTAAAGACCCAGGCTGCGGTTGATGTCTTCTACGCGCCAATCACCTTGATCCAAGGCACGGCCGACGCTTGACCATGCGCGGTCCAGGTCGTCAGCGACGTTCAATACCGGGTTACCACTGCCATCGACGCTCAAGGCAACGCGTTTCGGGGTATCGAAGTCACGCGCAGCAAGCAGGGAAACCGAACCGCCTTTTTCAGCGCTGCGGCTCATGCTGGCCAACAGATCGTCGGTCAGCGCGGAATCGAGGCCCAGGTTGGTGGTGTTCGCTGGGAAGTCGACGTCCGCCGTGCTGCCCACTGGCCGCGTAACGCTGACGACGTAGATTTCACTGGTGTTGCGCTGCACACCCGGTTCGATACGAACACGCACGCGAGTTTCGGTGTCGGCGCTGGCGCCACTGCCGGTCAGGCGCTTGGCCATCGCGGAAGAAAGCCCATCGATACGCTGCCAACTGGTGTTGAATTCACCGGTCTGCGGACGTTCGTCACCGATGTGGAAACCGTTGTCTTCAAAATACTGATGCGCGATCGGCCAAACTTCGGCAGGCGAACGCTGAGCCAGGATCGAGCGCGACTCACCGGTTTTCTGCAGGCTGAAATCGCTGGCAGTTGCGGTCACTGGCAATTGCTGAGGACGCGGAACGACAAACTCGCCCCTGGTTGTTTCGCTAGCCACGTTACGCGGGATCGGCAGCAAAGGATCAAGCCGTTTCACACCGGTGATGTCGGGTGGCAATTGCATAGGCGCCGCTTGAGGCGCCGCCAGATAATCACTGCCGCGATCACGGAAGTAACCCTCAGGGCCCCAAATCCAGCCACAACCGCTGGTACTGGAGATAATCAAGGCTAGTGCGGACAGTCCGGCCAATCGCTTCATTGCGTGATACTTCCTCATTAAAGCAATACACCGGACTGGCGCAGGGCCTGACGCAGCGGTTCGTGACAGGGCTCGCTGAGCCAGGTGAGCGGCAGACGGATACCGTCCGGCATCATGCCCATCTCATGCAGCGCCCATTTCACGGGAATTGGGTTGGATTCGATAAACAGGGTTTTATTAAGCGGCATCAGTTTTTCGTGAATCGCACGAGCAGTGGCAGCATCACCACGCATCGCGGCGGCGCACAAATCGGACATGGCACGTGGCGCCACGTTTGCCGTTACTGAAATATTACCTTTGCCGCCCATCAGCATCAGCTCGACAGCCGTCGCATCATCACCGGAATACACCAGAAAGTCGCTGCTGACCCGCGCCAGAATGTCTTTGGCACGTTGCAGGTCGCCAGTGGCTTCCTTGACGCCGATGATATTTGGCACCGTGGACAGACGCACAACCGTGTCTGCCAACATGTCGCACGCCGTTCGGCCTGGCACGTTATACAGAATCTGCGGAATATCGACTGATTCAGCGATGAGCTTGAAGTGCTGATACAGCCCTTCTTGCGTCGGTTTATTGTAATACGGTGTAACCAGCAGGCACGCATCAGCGCCTGCGGTTTTCGCGTTACGCGTCAGCTCGATCGCTTCGCGAGTAGAGTTCGCGCCTGTTCCCGCGATGACGGGGATACGCCCTGCAACTTGGGCTACCACGCGGCGAATCACTTCTATGTGCTCGCTGACGTCGAGTGTGGCCGACTCACCAGTGGTGCCGACCGCAACAATCGCGTTGGTGCCCTCTTGCAGATGGAAGTCCACCAGTTTGCTCAGGCTGTCCCAGTCAAGACGACCATTTGCATCCATCGGTGTGACCAGTGCCACCATGCTGCCCGCAATCATGCGACCGCTCCTGCCGGAAAAAGAGAGCCGTAATGGTACTGGCGCTATCAGGCTTGCACAAGCGAAGTACCGTGCTACGAGCATTCCCCTAAGCGATGCTTTTCGCTACCCTTTGTTCTTTGGTCAGTACGGGTCATCTGCGCAGCGCGTTCAATCGATCGAATTTTCCGTCGAAACCCTTGTTCCAACGAGGTCGCGACCCACCATGGCCTGGCCATGAAGGCAAGCGGCACCGGGGTTTGGGTTGCAGTCGACGAGAATTGGTTGTCGAATCAGCCGTGCAAGCCCAACGTATGTACTCACCGCTCATCGCCTAGGAATGCTGCATGTCGTCCACCCCCACAGTTCGCGAACAATTCCTTGTAATCAGTGCCCTTGGCGCCAACCCAATGGAGCTGACCAACGTGCTGTGCCGCGCCAGTCATGAAAACCGCTGTTCAGTGGTGAGTTCACGTCTGACTCGTCATGGCGAATACAGTGCGCTGATTCTTCAGGTTTCAGGCAGCTGGGATGCCCTGGCTCGTCTGGAAACCGGCTTGCCAAGCCTGTCGAAGAAGCACGCCTTCACTGTCAGCGTCGTGCGTAGCGCCAGCCTGGAAAGCCGTCCTGAGGCCCTGCCTTATGTCGCTTACGTCAGCTCGGCTTATCGCCCGGACATCATCAATGAGCTTTGTCAGTTCTTCATCGATCATAACGTCGAGCTGGAAAACCTCATTTGCGATACGTATCAGGCGCCTCAAACAGGCGGCACGATGCTCAATGCGACCTTTACCGTCACATTGCCTGCCGGTATCCAGATCAGCTGGCTGCGTGATCAGTTCCTCGACTTCGCCGACGCGCTGAACCTCGATGCGTTGATCGAACCTTGGCGTCCACAGGCTCCTATGTAAGGAAACATTAATGGCCGTTGCGTTGAATGAACCTGTTGCCGATTTTGAGGCGCAGGCCACCAGTGGGCAGACGATTAGTCTGGCCGGGCTTAAGGGCCAGCAGGTGGTGATTTATTTTTACCCGAAAGACAGCACGCCTGGTTGCACAACTCAGGGTCAGGGCTTTCGTGATCAACACGCTGCGTTCGAGGCGGCCAACACCGTGGTGTTCGGTGTTTCGCGCGACAGCTTGAAGTCCCACGAAAACTTCAAGACCAAGCAGGCGTTTTCGTTCGAACTGATTTCTGACAAAGACGAAGCGCTGTGCCAGCTGTTTGATGTGATCAAACTGAAAAAGCTCTATGGCAAGGAATACCTGGGCATAGATCGCAGCACGTTCTTGATTGATAAAAAAGGCGTATTACGCCAGGAATGGCGCGGCGTAAAAGTACCCGGCCATGTGGCTGCTGTACTGGAAAGCGCGCAAGCATTGAACAACGGTTAACTGTCGTCGAAGGGATTCGCTGCCTGCACACATTGAAGTAGCTTGCAGCGAAAGCGCCTTGCCCTCCTCTTCCAGAAAATCCTAAAGCAGCGGCGACACCGTAGGCTCATTACGGGGCCAGGCGTCCAACACGGCTTTGAACAGGGTGGCCAGGGGAATCGCGAAGAACACACCCCAAAAGCCCCACAACCCGCCAAACAACAGCACTGCGCAGATAATCGCGACCGGGTGCAGGTTGACCGCACCGGAAAATAACAACGGCACCAACACGTTGCCATCCAGCGTTT
This window contains:
- the bamC gene encoding outer membrane protein assembly factor BamC encodes the protein MKRLAGLSALALIISSTSGCGWIWGPEGYFRDRGSDYLAAPQAAPMQLPPDITGVKRLDPLLPIPRNVASETTRGEFVVPRPQQLPVTATASDFSLQKTGESRSILAQRSPAEVWPIAHQYFEDNGFHIGDERPQTGEFNTSWQRIDGLSSAMAKRLTGSGASADTETRVRVRIEPGVQRNTSEIYVVSVTRPVGSTADVDFPANTTNLGLDSALTDDLLASMSRSAEKGGSVSLLAARDFDTPKRVALSVDGSGNPVLNVADDLDRAWSSVGRALDQGDWRVEDINRSLGLYYINLAEKAKTPGNEPGFFSRLFSSTPDKEQIEARAERYQVRLSKVGDSVQVTVEKNINTVAPPDVARRVLGIIQDNLG
- the dapA gene encoding 4-hydroxy-tetrahydrodipicolinate synthase; protein product: MIAGSMVALVTPMDANGRLDWDSLSKLVDFHLQEGTNAIVAVGTTGESATLDVSEHIEVIRRVVAQVAGRIPVIAGTGANSTREAIELTRNAKTAGADACLLVTPYYNKPTQEGLYQHFKLIAESVDIPQILYNVPGRTACDMLADTVVRLSTVPNIIGVKEATGDLQRAKDILARVSSDFLVYSGDDATAVELMLMGGKGNISVTANVAPRAMSDLCAAAMRGDAATARAIHEKLMPLNKTLFIESNPIPVKWALHEMGMMPDGIRLPLTWLSEPCHEPLRQALRQSGVLL
- a CDS encoding glycine cleavage system protein R: MSSTPTVREQFLVISALGANPMELTNVLCRASHENRCSVVSSRLTRHGEYSALILQVSGSWDALARLETGLPSLSKKHAFTVSVVRSASLESRPEALPYVAYVSSAYRPDIINELCQFFIDHNVELENLICDTYQAPQTGGTMLNATFTVTLPAGIQISWLRDQFLDFADALNLDALIEPWRPQAPM
- a CDS encoding peroxiredoxin, which encodes MAVALNEPVADFEAQATSGQTISLAGLKGQQVVIYFYPKDSTPGCTTQGQGFRDQHAAFEAANTVVFGVSRDSLKSHENFKTKQAFSFELISDKDEALCQLFDVIKLKKLYGKEYLGIDRSTFLIDKKGVLRQEWRGVKVPGHVAAVLESAQALNNG